Proteins from one Methanosarcinales archaeon genomic window:
- the rpl4lp gene encoding 50S ribosomal protein L4 (L4 is important during the early stages of 50S assembly; it initially binds near the 5' end of the 23S rRNA) codes for NAELLAPGTHAGRLAIWTESAIHTLGEVV; via the coding sequence AATGCAGAACTGCTGGCACCAGGCACTCACGCAGGCAGGCTTGCCATCTGGACAGAGTCTGCAATACATACCTTAGGCGAGGTGGTATAA
- a CDS encoding 50S ribosomal protein L23, whose protein sequence is MSMIRHPFVTEKATYVIEENNTLQFIVDINATKTQIKREIEKLYNIPIFSVNTMITMKGKKKAIVTFEGDNTASELASKLGIF, encoded by the coding sequence ATGTCAATGATCAGGCACCCCTTCGTCACAGAAAAGGCGACCTATGTCATCGAGGAGAACAACACGCTGCAATTCATAGTGGATATCAATGCAACCAAGACTCAGATTAAGAGGGAAATCGAGAAACTGTATAATATCCCGATATTCAGCGTAAATACCATGATTACCATGAAAGGCAAGAAAAAGGCCATTGTGACCTTTGAAGGCGATAATACCGCCAGTGAACTGGCATCTAAACTTGGAATATTCTAG
- a CDS encoding 50S ribosomal protein L2, which yields MGKRITSQNRGKGSPTYRAPSHKFKAELKHIKVDMDETVYGEVIEIVHDPARATPIARIKLDNNEERFILIPEGISVGQNIACGISAEIKPGNTLPLKEIPEGVLLCNIENTPGDGGQFARASGVYAVLVAHDANKTVVQLPSGDMKWLSPKCKATIGVVAGAGRTDKPFVKAGKKYHKLKTRAAKYPRVRGVAMNAVDHPFGGGGWQHPGRPKTVGRNAPPGRKVGSIAARRTGVKR from the coding sequence ATGGGAAAAAGAATCACATCACAAAATCGCGGTAAAGGCTCACCAACCTATAGAGCACCATCCCACAAATTTAAAGCTGAACTCAAACACATTAAAGTGGATATGGATGAGACTGTATATGGAGAGGTCATTGAGATAGTCCATGATCCTGCAAGAGCTACACCAATTGCACGAATAAAGCTGGATAATAATGAAGAACGTTTCATTCTAATACCTGAAGGCATTTCAGTGGGGCAGAACATAGCATGCGGAATTTCTGCAGAGATCAAGCCGGGAAATACACTGCCATTAAAAGAGATCCCTGAAGGTGTATTGTTATGCAATATTGAAAATACTCCAGGGGACGGCGGACAATTTGCCAGGGCAAGCGGGGTTTACGCAGTACTTGTAGCTCATGATGCTAACAAGACAGTAGTACAGCTCCCAAGTGGAGATATGAAATGGTTAAGCCCAAAATGCAAGGCCACAATCGGTGTGGTAGCTGGAGCAGGCAGGACAGACAAACCCTTTGTCAAGGCTGGAAAGAAATATCATAAACTCAAAACACGAGCTGCAAAGTATCCCAGGGTGCGAGGGGTTGCAATGAACGCTGTAGACCATCCGTTCGGAGGCGGCGGCTGGCAGCATCCGGGAAGACCCAAGACTGTAGGTAGAAATGCTCCGCCGGGTCGAAAGGTAGGTTCTATCGCGGCAAGAAGAACAGGAGTGAAAAGATAA
- a CDS encoding 30S ribosomal protein S19, translated as MAKKITSKLPKRKGEFTYRGKTLEELKKLSLEEFTELVPARQRRTMKRGLGDKHKKILQNIKNGDTTIKTHVRDMIIMPEMVGLNLEIHNGKQFEKVEVIPEMLGHYFGEYSLTRRRVAHGSAGVGATKSSKFVPLK; from the coding sequence ATGGCTAAAAAAATAACATCAAAATTACCAAAGCGAAAAGGCGAGTTTACCTACCGGGGAAAGACTCTTGAAGAGCTCAAAAAGCTGAGCCTGGAAGAGTTTACCGAACTTGTGCCTGCCAGACAACGCAGGACCATGAAGCGCGGCCTTGGTGATAAACATAAAAAAATATTACAGAATATCAAAAATGGTGACACCACCATAAAAACCCATGTTAGGGACATGATAATAATGCCTGAAATGGTGGGTCTTAATCTGGAGATACACAATGGTAAGCAGTTTGAGAAGGTCGAAGTGATTCCTGAGATGCTTGGACATTACTTTGGAGAATACTCACTGACAAGAAGGCGAGTTGCACACGGCTCGGCCGGTGTAGGGGCTACCAAGTCCAGTAAGTTCGTGCCACTCAAGTAA